A window from Calditerrivibrio sp. encodes these proteins:
- a CDS encoding ferritin family protein translates to MEITIREALEDAKEKEVLAYEFYQKLLNFVKDLGAKAIIRELAEEEIKHRDLIERIIQSGDISIVGLDSKCYYTDLGITNMVLPKVITEDMSVQDVLRIAMKHEDNSRIFYEKLAEKFKGQEVEELFKKLAIEEACHRNNIQKMYDDIVLTEN, encoded by the coding sequence ATGGAAATAACTATTAGAGAAGCATTAGAAGATGCTAAAGAAAAAGAAGTGCTTGCATATGAGTTTTACCAGAAGCTTCTAAACTTTGTAAAGGATCTGGGAGCCAAAGCTATTATCAGGGAACTTGCTGAAGAAGAGATAAAGCACAGAGATCTTATAGAAAGGATCATACAGTCTGGTGATATAAGTATTGTAGGATTGGATTCAAAATGTTATTATACAGATCTTGGGATTACTAATATGGTGCTACCTAAAGTGATAACAGAAGATATGTCTGTTCAGGATGTACTGAGAATTGCTATGAAGCATGAAGATAATTCAAGAATATTTTATGAAAAGCTTGCAGAGAAGTTTAAGGGTCAGGAAGTGGAAGAGCTTTTCAAGAAGTTAGCTATAGAGGAAGCTTGCCATAGGAATAACATTCAAAAGATGTATGATGACATTGTGCTGACCGAAAATTAA
- a CDS encoding NADH-quinone oxidoreductase subunit N, with protein MISNLVSIMPELLMTIFGLILIVIDIIAGKNSKSGVGYFGIFFIIVAVLASIPVGGFKIFGFGQTLVWDMYSFAFFCVFAIAYIMSTLGSVDYLRDRDILKGEFFTIMFFSIVGMMFMVSATDLSVLYAGMETMAISMYILAGFEKRNLKSNESGLKYFIIGAFSSAIFLFGLSYIYGYTGSTKYVDIANMIKANGAANFNIKLGMIMMLAGLAFKISAVPFHMWAPDVYTGAPTPATGFMTVAPKAAAMGAIVRFVWIALEPAAAQWQMFFSILAVITMTYGNLVALAQNNVKRMLAYSAISHAGYMLIGVVSLNELGYQAIAFYAMVYGFMNIGAFTILSLLKNKGMIEDERIESFAGIGKKYPMAALAMLIFMFSLAGIPPLAGFMGKFYIFTAALKSGLIWLAIIGVINSVIACYYYMRVTIFMYFREPEYEVSLEMKPASFIASLLAVIFVLVIGVFPTFFINIVKYMIV; from the coding sequence ATGATAAGTAACTTAGTTTCAATAATGCCTGAACTTCTGATGACGATTTTTGGTCTGATACTGATTGTCATAGATATAATTGCAGGTAAAAATAGTAAATCTGGTGTTGGTTATTTTGGAATATTTTTTATCATAGTAGCTGTTCTTGCCTCTATACCGGTGGGTGGATTTAAGATTTTTGGGTTTGGTCAGACATTGGTATGGGATATGTACTCCTTTGCGTTCTTCTGTGTATTTGCTATCGCATATATTATGAGTACATTGGGGTCAGTGGATTATCTCAGGGATAGGGATATACTTAAAGGAGAATTTTTTACCATCATGTTCTTTAGTATTGTTGGCATGATGTTTATGGTAAGCGCTACTGATCTATCGGTACTCTATGCTGGTATGGAGACAATGGCGATATCCATGTACATCTTAGCTGGTTTTGAGAAGAGGAATCTTAAGTCTAACGAATCAGGGTTAAAATATTTCATTATAGGTGCTTTTTCATCAGCGATTTTCCTTTTTGGATTGTCCTACATATATGGTTATACAGGATCTACAAAGTATGTGGATATTGCAAATATGATCAAAGCAAATGGAGCAGCTAATTTTAATATCAAGCTTGGCATGATTATGATGCTTGCGGGGTTAGCATTTAAGATATCTGCTGTACCATTCCATATGTGGGCTCCAGATGTTTACACAGGGGCACCTACACCAGCTACCGGCTTTATGACAGTTGCACCAAAGGCTGCTGCGATGGGTGCAATTGTAAGATTCGTATGGATTGCCCTGGAGCCAGCTGCTGCCCAATGGCAGATGTTTTTCTCGATTTTAGCTGTTATTACAATGACCTATGGTAATTTAGTGGCATTAGCTCAAAACAATGTCAAAAGGATGTTGGCTTATTCTGCTATCTCCCATGCAGGTTACATGCTCATAGGCGTTGTATCACTAAATGAGCTTGGTTATCAGGCTATAGCCTTTTATGCTATGGTTTATGGCTTTATGAATATTGGAGCTTTTACGATACTTTCTCTCCTTAAGAATAAAGGTATGATAGAAGATGAAAGGATTGAGAGCTTTGCAGGGATAGGTAAGAAATATCCAATGGCTGCCCTTGCGATGCTTATATTTATGTTCTCCCTTGCAGGTATTCCACCCCTTGCTGGATTTATGGGTAAATTTTATATATTTACGGCAGCTTTAAAAAGTGGACTGATATGGCTTGCTATAATTGGTGTAATAAACAGTGTAATAGCATGTTACTACTACATGAGGGTGACAATTTTCATGTACTTCAGGGAGCCGGAGTATGAGGTGTCCTTGGAGATGAAGCCAGCGAGCTTTATAGCTTCGCTACTTGCGGTGATATTCGTGTTAGTAATAGGTGTGTTTCCAACATTCTTTATAAATATAGTTAAATATATGATCGTTTAA
- a CDS encoding NADH-quinone oxidoreductase subunit M, whose amino-acid sequence MMDNILSILIFFPVVAAVFILIFSKSGKFAMWSAFVASVIEFILTIPLMTNFNKSEAGMQFVERYYWIRSLNIDYYLGVDGISILMVFLTTFLSAISILASFTYIEKRQKEFYVSMLILEAAMVGVFCALDFFLFYIFWEAMLIPMYLIIGVWGGQRRVYAAVKFFLYTLAGSVFMLLAIIALYFKYGSMTGEYTFDILKISALGAKFPIEFQIIVFLAFFFGFAIKVPMFPFHTWLPDAHVEAPTAGSVILAGVLLKMGTYGFLRFCLPITPIASIKFVPLIAILSVIAIIYGGLVAMVQEDVKKLVAYSSVSHMGFVTLGIYAFNQSGIEGGILQMFNHGIITGALFLLIGLIYERTHTRLIADYGGIAVKVPVYATVFLIFTMASVALPSMGGFVGEFLVLVGAFKAFPTYAGLAALGVIVSAVYMLWMYQRVFFQTVNPNLHDLEDMNVREVFYMMPLIIVVFWTGLYPETFTSYMHESVKALVEQINAVSVSMK is encoded by the coding sequence ATGATGGATAATATATTATCGATACTGATTTTCTTCCCGGTTGTTGCAGCCGTATTTATACTGATATTTAGTAAAAGCGGTAAATTTGCAATGTGGAGTGCCTTTGTTGCAAGTGTGATAGAGTTTATTCTTACTATTCCACTTATGACAAACTTTAACAAAAGTGAAGCAGGTATGCAATTTGTAGAAAGATACTATTGGATCAGATCATTGAATATAGACTACTACCTTGGTGTAGATGGTATATCTATTTTAATGGTGTTTCTCACGACGTTTTTGTCAGCTATTTCAATATTGGCTTCATTTACATATATTGAAAAGAGGCAGAAAGAGTTCTATGTGTCGATGTTGATACTGGAAGCTGCGATGGTGGGTGTATTCTGTGCCCTTGATTTCTTCCTATTTTACATATTCTGGGAGGCTATGCTGATCCCAATGTACCTTATAATAGGAGTTTGGGGTGGTCAGAGAAGGGTTTATGCTGCTGTGAAATTCTTTCTTTATACACTTGCTGGCTCTGTGTTCATGCTACTTGCCATTATCGCACTGTACTTTAAGTATGGAAGCATGACAGGGGAGTATACGTTTGATATATTAAAGATATCTGCTTTGGGTGCTAAGTTCCCAATAGAGTTCCAGATAATTGTGTTCCTTGCCTTTTTCTTTGGTTTTGCCATAAAGGTTCCGATGTTCCCATTCCATACATGGTTGCCAGATGCCCACGTGGAAGCTCCGACAGCGGGTTCTGTGATCCTTGCTGGTGTGTTGCTTAAGATGGGTACTTATGGATTTTTAAGATTCTGTTTACCTATTACACCGATTGCATCGATAAAGTTTGTTCCACTGATTGCTATACTATCTGTCATTGCTATTATTTATGGTGGACTTGTAGCGATGGTTCAGGAAGATGTGAAAAAACTGGTTGCGTATTCCTCAGTAAGTCATATGGGTTTTGTTACGTTGGGTATATATGCCTTTAATCAGTCTGGTATAGAGGGTGGCATATTACAGATGTTTAACCATGGTATCATAACAGGAGCTCTCTTCTTGCTGATAGGCCTTATCTATGAAAGGACACATACAAGGTTAATCGCAGATTATGGTGGTATAGCAGTTAAAGTCCCTGTGTATGCCACAGTATTTTTGATATTTACTATGGCTTCTGTGGCGTTGCCAAGTATGGGCGGTTTCGTGGGTGAATTTTTGGTATTGGTGGGTGCATTTAAAGCGTTTCCCACTTATGCTGGTCTTGCAGCTTTGGGTGTGATTGTTTCGGCCGTTTATATGCTCTGGATGTATCAAAGGGTGTTTTTCCAGACCGTCAATCCCAATCTACATGACCTTGAAGACATGAATGTAAGAGAGGTATTTTACATGATGCCGCTGATAATTGTGGTATTCTGGACAGGTTTATACCCAGAGACGTTTACATCGTACATGCATGAATCTGTTAAAGCTCTTGTGGAACAGATTAATGCAGTAAGTGTATCAATGAAGTAG